A region from the Lentimonas sp. CC4 genome encodes:
- a CDS encoding NAD(P)(+) transhydrogenase (Re/Si-specific) subunit beta: protein METLVNLSYIVAAILFVFGIKMLGKADTARSGNRLSAIGMALAVIVTLLYQGLDYKLVLGGIAVGTAIGFVAAKRVQMTGMPELVALFNGFGGLASLLVGWAEYQREAAVISNGVLNQIADAVNAQLTTVDTFTAAVIVLAILIGGITFTGSLYAWGKLSGKLGGRALTFSGQKAFNAILAIGIITTGTIFTLAPTAELAYPMLIAVIVLSLLLGVFAVMPIGGGDMPVVISLLNSCSGLAACAAGFVIANNVLIVAGCLVGASGLILTIIMCKAMNRTLVNVLFSGFGATAQASGTASGGEMKPISVEDAYYILEAAKNVIVIPGYGMAVAQAQHAVKELGEVLEANDCEVRFAIHPVAGRMPGHMNVLLAEADVPYEQLVEMDDVNPTIEMVDVAIVIGANDVVNPAAADDPASPIYGMPIINAHKAKTTFCLKRGKGAGFSGLENGLFTAENTRMIYGDAKATVTGMVAQFKES from the coding sequence ATGGAAACTTTAGTAAATCTCTCATACATCGTCGCGGCGATCCTCTTCGTCTTCGGCATCAAAATGCTCGGCAAGGCTGACACCGCTCGCAGCGGCAATCGTCTCTCTGCGATCGGCATGGCACTCGCCGTCATCGTCACCCTACTCTATCAAGGCCTCGACTATAAGCTCGTGCTCGGCGGCATCGCCGTTGGCACCGCTATCGGCTTCGTCGCGGCAAAACGCGTGCAAATGACAGGCATGCCAGAACTCGTCGCCCTCTTCAATGGGTTCGGCGGACTCGCCTCACTCCTCGTGGGTTGGGCAGAATACCAGCGTGAAGCAGCTGTCATCAGCAACGGCGTGCTCAATCAAATCGCAGATGCCGTCAACGCACAGCTCACCACGGTCGACACCTTCACCGCAGCCGTCATTGTGCTCGCGATCTTAATCGGTGGCATCACCTTTACCGGCTCACTCTATGCATGGGGCAAACTCTCCGGGAAACTCGGCGGACGCGCCCTCACCTTTAGCGGCCAAAAAGCATTCAACGCAATCCTGGCCATTGGCATCATCACCACGGGAACGATCTTCACACTGGCACCGACCGCAGAGCTCGCTTACCCGATGCTCATCGCCGTCATCGTGCTGTCACTACTGCTCGGAGTTTTCGCTGTAATGCCTATCGGTGGCGGCGATATGCCCGTCGTCATTTCATTGCTCAACTCTTGCTCGGGACTCGCGGCCTGTGCCGCAGGTTTCGTGATCGCCAACAACGTGCTGATCGTCGCGGGTTGCTTGGTCGGCGCCTCCGGCCTGATCCTGACCATCATTATGTGTAAGGCGATGAACCGCACATTGGTGAACGTGCTCTTCTCTGGTTTCGGCGCAACCGCACAAGCCTCTGGCACTGCAAGCGGCGGCGAGATGAAGCCCATCTCGGTCGAAGACGCTTACTACATTCTCGAAGCGGCTAAAAACGTGATCGTCATCCCTGGTTACGGTATGGCCGTCGCTCAAGCACAGCACGCCGTGAAAGAACTCGGCGAAGTGCTCGAAGCCAATGACTGTGAAGTGCGCTTTGCCATTCACCCAGTCGCCGGACGCATGCCTGGCCACATGAACGTGCTACTCGCCGAAGCGGACGTGCCGTATGAGCAACTCGTTGAAATGGACGACGTCAACCCGACGATTGAAATGGTCGATGTCGCGATCGTCATCGGCGCCAACGACGTGGTCAATCCAGCCGCGGCCGACGATCCAGCCAGCCCGATCTACGGCATGCCGATCATCAACGCCCATAAAGCGAAGACCACCTTCTGCCTCAAGCGCGGCAAGGGAGCAGGCTTCTCGGGCCTAGAGAACGGCCTCTTCACTGCGGAGAACACACGCATGATTTACGGCGATGCGAAGGCGACCGTCACTGGAATGGTCGCACAGTTCAAAGAGAGCTAA
- a CDS encoding energy transducer TonB produces the protein MKKHSITTVLLTIIMPCLAFGTDTQEASPIDAPEPIYVESPQALDADAGMYVMVLLTVNTEGEIENAEVTRADAPDFAKSVLQAVKQWRFTPALKDGVAVRSRVLVPFRVADDSSVYAMR, from the coding sequence ATGAAAAAACACAGCATAACTACCGTGTTATTAACCATCATCATGCCATGTCTCGCATTTGGCACAGATACTCAGGAAGCATCCCCTATAGATGCACCCGAGCCAATCTATGTCGAAAGTCCACAAGCGTTGGACGCCGATGCGGGTATGTATGTGATGGTTCTCCTCACAGTTAACACCGAAGGTGAAATCGAAAACGCTGAAGTCACACGTGCAGATGCACCCGACTTCGCTAAATCGGTGCTACAAGCAGTGAAGCAATGGCGCTTCACGCCTGCACTCAAGGATGGCGTAGCTGTTCGGAGCCGTGTGCTCGTCCCGTTTCGGGTCGCAGACGACTCCAGCGTCTACGCAATGCGTTAA
- a CDS encoding iron-sulfur cluster assembly protein, translated as MNFNEEFTLVRDTTATVIPAGEEQVLPAGTRAVISQALGGTVTIRTDSGLFRLSSKDWDALGAAAQSELNAVAQAAESEQGDAPFSEEQVWEAMKSCFDPEIPVNIVDLGLIYDMQVAAPDADGKHAISVKMTLTAQGCGMGPVIADDAKTRVEALQGVSSAQVDIVWDPPWTPHMISEAGRQKLGLE; from the coding sequence ATGAATTTTAATGAAGAATTTACGTTGGTTCGCGATACCACTGCGACGGTGATTCCTGCAGGGGAAGAGCAAGTGCTGCCTGCTGGCACGCGTGCGGTGATTTCGCAAGCACTCGGTGGCACAGTCACCATTCGCACGGACTCGGGGTTATTTCGTCTTTCGAGCAAGGATTGGGATGCCCTAGGAGCGGCGGCTCAGTCTGAGCTCAACGCGGTGGCGCAAGCCGCTGAGTCCGAGCAAGGGGATGCACCTTTCAGTGAAGAGCAGGTATGGGAGGCGATGAAAAGCTGCTTTGATCCTGAGATTCCGGTGAATATCGTCGATTTGGGGCTCATTTATGACATGCAGGTCGCGGCGCCTGACGCTGACGGCAAGCACGCGATTAGCGTGAAGATGACGCTCACTGCGCAAGGTTGCGGCATGGGGCCTGTGATTGCGGATGATGCCAAGACGCGCGTCGAAGCACTGCAAGGTGTGTCGTCTGCTCAAGTGGACATCGTATGGGATCCACCTTGGACGCCACATATGATTTCTGAAGCCGGTCGTCAAAAGCTGGGTTTAGAGTAG
- a CDS encoding saccharopine dehydrogenase family protein produces the protein MSKVIIIGAGGVGNVVAHKCAQLPEIFEEIVLASRTVSKCEAIAKDIEAKQGRTIRTAAIDADDVPATTALFLAEKPDLVINVALPYQDLTIMDACLAAGVDYLDTANYEPLDEAKFEYKWQWAYQDHFKDAGRTAILGSGFDPGVTNMFCAYAQKHLFDEIETIDILDANAGDHGHHFATNFNPEINIREITANGRYWEEGEWKEVEPMSVHQVYDFPVVGEQDAYLLYHEELESLCQNIKGLKRIRFWMTFSQKYLTHLRVLENVGMTSIEPIEVNGAKIAPIEFLRHVLPDPGSLGPRTKGKTCIGCDIVGTKDGQKKRIFIYNTCDHQECYQEVSSQAISYTTGVPAMIGAQMILRGLWKEPGVWNMEQCDPDPFMEELNLRGLPWQVIDLPLEG, from the coding sequence ATGTCTAAAGTAATTATTATCGGTGCTGGTGGAGTTGGTAATGTAGTCGCACACAAATGCGCACAACTACCGGAAATTTTCGAAGAGATCGTCCTCGCGTCACGCACGGTTTCTAAGTGCGAAGCCATCGCCAAGGACATCGAAGCCAAACAGGGGCGCACGATTCGCACCGCTGCGATTGATGCCGACGATGTGCCAGCCACCACGGCACTCTTCCTAGCAGAGAAGCCCGACCTCGTCATCAACGTCGCCCTTCCCTACCAAGATTTAACCATCATGGATGCCTGCCTCGCTGCTGGCGTCGATTACCTAGACACCGCCAACTACGAGCCACTCGACGAAGCCAAGTTCGAATACAAATGGCAGTGGGCCTACCAAGATCACTTCAAAGACGCAGGCCGCACCGCGATCCTCGGCTCGGGGTTTGATCCAGGCGTAACGAATATGTTCTGCGCCTACGCGCAAAAGCACCTATTCGACGAGATCGAGACGATCGATATCCTCGACGCCAACGCAGGCGACCACGGCCACCACTTTGCCACCAATTTCAATCCGGAGATCAACATTCGCGAAATCACTGCGAACGGTCGCTACTGGGAAGAAGGCGAATGGAAGGAAGTCGAGCCAATGAGCGTGCACCAAGTTTACGACTTCCCTGTCGTCGGCGAACAAGACGCCTACCTGCTCTACCACGAAGAACTCGAGTCTCTTTGCCAAAACATCAAAGGCCTCAAGCGTATCCGCTTTTGGATGACTTTCTCGCAAAAATACCTGACACACCTACGCGTGTTGGAAAATGTCGGCATGACCTCGATCGAGCCGATCGAAGTCAACGGGGCGAAGATCGCGCCGATCGAATTTCTACGTCACGTATTGCCCGACCCAGGCAGCCTCGGCCCACGCACCAAGGGTAAGACTTGCATCGGTTGCGACATCGTCGGCACCAAAGACGGCCAGAAGAAGCGCATCTTTATCTACAACACCTGCGACCACCAAGAGTGCTACCAGGAAGTGTCTAGCCAAGCAATCAGCTACACCACTGGCGTGCCTGCGATGATTGGCGCGCAAATGATCCTACGTGGCCTCTGGAAAGAGCCCGGCGTCTGGAACATGGAGCAATGCGATCCCGATCCATTCATGGAAGAGCTCAACCTACGCGGCTTGCCATGGCAGGTGATTGATTTGCCGCTGGAAGGGTAA